The stretch of DNA AATGAAAAGAGGCTATCTATGACTACAAATCGTTCTTCCTTTTCCACTAAAGCACCAAGACAGTTGTTCACTGTGAAGCAGTTTGCTGAGCGCTATCCCGCATGGAGTGAACAGGCGCTCCGCTGGTTAATCTTCAATGCAAAAGATCGAATGCTTGCCAAAGAAATGCAGCGAGGCAACGGTTTGGAGTGTGCCATTTTGCGCCAAGGTCGCAAGGTCTTGATCGATGAAGATCTGTTTCTGCAGTGGCTAGAAAACAGCAATCAAGCCTCTGTGCAGTGAAACTGTAAACGTGATGCTCGATGTATAAGTTACGTAAATCGAATTAACCCTAAAACTCATGTTAATGCTGTTTGAAGCCTTCGTGCGTGTGTTTGAAGGCTTCAACTAGCGGCTAGACGCAAAAGTGGTCATTCACGATAAATGCCGTGCAGCTTTTATAAGTTACGTACAGTTGCATGGTCAAAAACGCTGAGTTTCATTAGAACAGCGCCTCTGGGTGCATATTCAGCGCAACTGAGCCTATTTGACTACTCTGATTGTGTGTTGAGTAACGCTATTACATAGCATAACTCACCATCACATAGTCAACAGTAGTAAGGGCATGGTGATCAGCCATTGTGGACTAGCCATCAGCATTTCATGGACATAGTAATTTGGTATATGAGGATTCAACATGTCCACCAATGCAAAGCGCAGTACAACCCCAAGGAAAAATAAGCTTCCAACATCAAAACCAAGCCGCAGGGAAATTGATGATGAAATCGATGATCTTGGAAATGATCCCCGACCAACCAAATCAGTACCATCCAAAGCGAAGCCAGCGGCAAAGAACCTGCGAGCTAAAATGCGTAGCAGATGTAGCATTGATAAGATTCGCTTGGCGTTTCCTATTGGAGAAAGTGATGTTGAGGTGTTGGCTGCCAATCTGGAAAGCCATATGGTTGCCCTTAAGGAAGATGGCATCAGCGAACGTAAGAGCAGCACAGGAGAGGCATACAAGCAAAAGTACTGGCTAGAAAGTGATGGCGGCAGGATATGGTTACTTGCTCACCCGAAGAGTGATACAGCCAAATATTTCCTAGAAATAGATTTTAGTTTTGGCAAGGCCGATGCAAGTGGCGAAGGTATCAAGCTGATCCGCGGGATTATCGATGCCACCTATTACGAGCATGCCGCAGATGCGCTAGCTGGTGCGATGATCTTGAACATGGAATTGGCAGTTGATATAGATCGGCCATTTTCAAGCCTGTTGTTTGCCTGCAAGAGCAAGCATGCTTTTGAGGTCTGGGGAAAGGAAATGTCCGCAAACGCAGAAACTATTCAGTTTGGGTCAAGGGCTTCCGAGCGTTATTTTAGTGTTTACGATCTGCAAGCAGCAGAACTGGATGATCTAGCTTATCCAGATTTTTTGCAGTACCGTAAAAATAAGCAGCTCCCCGCAGATTTTGACGATTACTACCCTAAGGCTCGAAAAGGCAAGCCTATGGCTCAGAGAATTAAAGTATCTGCAGACAAAACTATGCCCGAAAGTATTCGAATTGAATGTAGATATACACGCCCAAATCAGCCGCTCAGTGAAGTTGACTCTCTGGCGATGGAAAAATTCTCTGCAATTCAGATTTATGATATGGGGAATTTTGAAAGGCTTTGCGCAACGTTGGAGCAAAAATTGTTCCTTGAGTTGGCTAAGTGTATGGGGGTCTCTGCTGTAATGTCTAAGCTTGTGCGAAAAGATAAAGAGCGCTATCAACGCTTGTTGGATCAAGCAAAATTCAAAGAGTGGGAGCAAATCAATATTGCAAAGGATATGGCTAAAGCCCTGCGCGAACTACGATTAGCATTTACTCAATGATCACAAGCAGGCCAAGGGTTATCTTGGCCTACCACATTTAAGCGCTATGCTGGATTATTGTAGCGTTCCGCTTGAAGCCTTTTTCTCTCCAAATTTTCCTCAATTTTTGGCGTGCTCGAAGCGATATACAAGTAATCTTTGGTGCAATTTTGGGCTAATTCGTGCATATCGTAGATATATTTGCCGTCATATCCACCCGTCATTGATGAATCCGGAACTTTGATCAAATAGTTATGGATATCTTCTGGTGTGAGCTTGTTTTTATCTTGCCCCCAGAATAGGTCGAGAACGCATAGATACGTGAGAAATTTCAGTGATGTTTTTCTGGATGTATTGGGTAGCTTCTCGACACCATGATAAAGCTTTGCCAACTCAACGAGTTTCGATTGTGCCTCAACGATTTGGCGCTGAATTGAGCCTCCTGAAGTGACCGCAAATTCAAGATCGATTACCACAGCGACTTGCCCTTTCCTAAGCTTCACATTTTCTAAGTAACGTGTCTCATGATGGCCGAGCGAGCTTTCGCCGATAATGCGCAGGGAATTGGTTCTAAAGCGCGGCTTGGGACTAGTCTTGTAGCTATCGCGATAGTCTTTATAGCTATACAGGCCATATTTTTCGGCAATACTGTCCTCTGACACATCGGGGGCATCTTCTCGCAGCTTCGTGCAGTCTGCACGAAAATCATCGTTTCGACGCAAAAACTCCCATGCCCAGCGATGTCCAGTCCATTTCTCATACCCCTCGTATCTTGTAAGGTCAATGCCATTGGGACGCGTACCATTGCGTTTGTCATGGACTGAGCGTTTAGGCGTGTTTTTGATGGTTAGTTTTCGCCCAAGTGAGTCTTTTGCTCTAAGGGGTTTCTTTTTTCGCATTGGGGTTTATTCGTAAGAATTTTGTCATGATGATAGCGAAGATAAGCTTGAACGCTGATGAATACCAAGTGCCAGAATCACGACTGTAGCATTCGCGAAACTCAATCGTGTTCGAGCTGAATGCGAAGTAATGCGCTTGCCTTAGCCTGCCAGACTTTCCCATTATTCATGTGGTAGCTACTGATCTTGCCCTTGGCCGTTTTGAGTTTGCCGCTGAAGAGTTGATTGCCTAGTGGCGGGGTATATGGATCAATGGTCAACCAGCTCGTGCTGCCATCTGCCTCAATTTCCTGACCAACCACTAGAAGCCAATGATCTAAATTTGCGCGCCAATTGAAGATATTAAGGATGTACACATCGTGGGCTTGATAGTTACTGGCTAGGTATTGATTAACTTTCGTGCTCGTTTCGTCGATGGCCGTGAGCGTGATTTTATCTTCGAGTCCGGCAAATAAGCGGAGCAAACCCCGCGTGGGTGTGCCGTGTAACCAGTAGCTTTGTGCCATTAGCCAAGAATTAAACAGTGGGTGATATTCATCATCGCCACGCGACATGATAAGCAGTTGGCTGCGGCTGACTAGCTTGAGAATCATCATTGCCATATATACGCAATGCGGCCCACAAGCTTGGTCGAGCACGCTTTGTTGCAGATAAATCGGGCGTAGCTTGCCGCTACGGTTAATAGTTACACAAGGGCCGTGAGGCCCTGCAACTAGATTGGGATGTACAACCAGTGCCATGCTCAGTATTCCTCTGGCAAAAGCAAGGTCGTGACGCTGCGATCAGCTTCGGTAATGATCCAAATGCGCTCGCCAGTCGTGAGCGGATAGTTCGACAAAATGCGCCAGCCACATTCAACGGCTTGCTGATTACTCTCCCAATCCTCTGGCGGTAAATCGCCCCAATCGCCTGTTTGATGACGGCGTAACAGTGCAAGTGCGTTGATGGCAGCTTCATCGAGTGCAGCTAATGCACCAGGAGTTGCCACGGTTTGTCCTAATGAAAACAATGCATGGGAAAGTCGAGTCATTTTCTTTTCTCCAAATAAAAGAGCGCCCTGCAAATTATTTGCAGGGCGCTCATGATTAAAACAAATAAAATAGTTGCAATTGGCCGATATATCAGCTTTGCATTTTTATATTATTGGAATTTATATTTATTTGTCAAATTTTTGGTTTTTGCATGTTTTGCTTTGAATTGCGGCGTTTCTCCTAATTTTGCTTAGATTCTCGTCGCATGGAATAATGTTTATTTTTAATTCGCCAAACTTTTCTTTGATTTGAACTATTCTTGGTAATGACGATGTTTTGCTTGTGTCTTGGATGCTTAATAAGTATTTTTCTATTTCAGCGCAAGTTTGATCTACAAGTGGAAGCCATTCTTCTGGCCAATGAACTCCATTCATAAACTGCGTATCCTCGGCATCATGATTTCTGAAGCTGAGAGGGTATTTGGCAAACAATTCCTGATAAATGAAGAATAATTTATCGTTGCTCATAGATTGCCTTTTGCTGAAATAGAATTTAGCTAGACTGTTGGTGCGTTTTTTATAATGGCGTCAAAATGCTTCAATGATTGTTTGATGGTATCAAACGCATCGCTAATAGGTTGCAAAGCTTCGGCGTAATCATCATTACGATAGGCATCTGCAAGCTTTTCGGTTTTGAGTAGTACAGGAAGGAAGAACTCACCTTTGCCACTTAAATCTTGAAAACCTAATTCTTCCAGCGCTGATACAGGTTTGGGTGTTTTATTTTTCCACGATTGCACGTAATTTCGCCAGTTTGAGCCTCCAAAATAGCGCGAATCAATATTGAATTGAAAGCCTGCTCTTGCTCCTGCAAGCCCACACAATGCGGCGAGGAAGTAATTGTCACTATCCTCACTCACGTCTACGAGATCAAGGCTCGCAATTGGACGGTACTTGCTGTCTGGCTCTGCAGTATTCCAGCTCGCTAGTGCTAACCACAATTCTGGCTCAGCATCTTCATATCCACCAATCCAATTTTCTTCGGCGTAATCGCTAAAAACTTCGGCAATTGCTGCATGTACCTCAGGATATATTTCATTCTCGAACAGTTTGACGGTGTCATTCAAAATTTTTAGCTGGGATAGCATGATTGCCCCAGCTTCGCGTGAATCACTCATAAAATGCCTCTAAAAGGTGCGGATATATGACAGAAAGCAGTTGATGCTTTCGCGAGTTAAGATTTCTTGCTTGTCGGGGTTGGTTCTTTGCGCTGTATGCTGCTTGAGCGCACTGCTTAGCCATTGAGCAACTTGCAGCCAAGAAACGCTGTGAATCTTGTGAGCATAATTGCCTGCCGTTTTGGGCATGCTGCGCTTAGTGGTAAGAAATAAGATTGCCCAAGGGCGAGATGCTGCACGCTGTTCGCAGAGCGCTCCGTAACGACTGAGCTGGTCTATGCCTTCTGCCGCATCAATTTTTACTTCAATCAGCAGGTAAAAATGGTCGGCGTCAATTTCAATATCAACGCGATTGCTGCGATCCCCATCGGGATTGCTCTCTGTTCTTACCGAACAGCGGCTTGATGTATTTAGCGCCTCTGATAAGCCAAGCTCAGGTATACCGCGCACTAATGCGCACAGTGCTAGTTTGCCTAAACCATGATTCCCATTTGGATTGAGCAACCATGCGAGGACGGCAGAATTTCTCACTTCATCACGCTTGATGTTGGCGATGATCCATGGGTTAAATCCTAATCCACCTTGTTTTGCTCGAATTAGTGGCTGCTTTATGTGCTCAAGCCAATCCTGCAATTGAGTTGGATTGACTTGGGTAACTGGCGAAATTGATTGGCTTTTTGGTAATAACGGCGCGATTTGTTGAAAGAAGAGTAACAACTTGGCAGCCATCGTATCTGCAACAGGCTTGCCCAATTGAAGTGCCTTTTGGCTTTCTAGAAATTGCGTCAATTCTTGGGTATTCAGCATTGCTTTTTGTACGCCACAGTTTTATTTCAAATGCCCTTCATGGCTGGCACAGCGATTATCTACATAATTTTGTAGATTATATTCCGTAGACCATCAGTCTCTATTGCAGCGACGATGTGGCGCTATGAATCAGTTCGACCAATTGCGCCAGAACTTAGGAACGAACGTCAAAGCAGTACGCAAAGAGCGCAAGCGCTCGCAAGAGCAGCTTGCTTTCGATGCCGATATTGACCGAACCTACGTGTCGCAGATTGAACGCGGTGTGAGCAATCCTTCGCTGCAGGTACTCTGCAAAATTGCCGAGTCTCTGGATACTGACGTTCTATCCCTTCTGGCCTCGCCACCCGAAGAAGCTTCTGCTCGCTAATCGCAACAGAGCTATCCAGTGCATGCTACATAGGATGAGACTGTCAGTCACATTTTGCGAGGTGTAGGCTCTGCAAAATGCACAATAAGTGGGGCAAGGTGTGTTTGCTGGTTTGCATATGAAACGCTCATTCAGCGCATTGTTTGGCTGTATAAAAAGCTTTTCAATTGCCTGTTTGCAACTGACTCCCCCCTTCAGACCGAGTATCATTAGCGCTTCCGTTGGTGCAATACCAACTCAGTTTTTTGCAGAAAAGAAGAGCGCATGGATCACTCCGCACATAACAAGATTGTTTCCTTCATTTGGTCGATTGCCGACGATTGCCTACGCGATGTTTTTGTCCGTGGCAAATACCGCGATGTCATCTTGCCGATGTTTGTATTGCGGCGCTTGGATTGTTTGCTGGAGCCCACCAAAGCAGTAGTACTTGAAGAAGTGCGTTTTCAGCGTGAAGACGCAGGTATGGCCGATCTTGATCCGCATGGCTTGCAAGACGCTTCGGGCTACGTGTTTTATAACACCTCGCCCTTCACGCTAAAGACATTGCTGGGTAATCATTCGCAACTTGAAGCCAATCTCAAATACTACCTTGATGGTTTTTCCGACAACGTAAAGGAAATCATCGAGAAATTTGATTTGCGCAATCAGATTCGCAAAATGGCGCAATCTGATGTGCTGCATGACGTGATTGAAAAATTTGTATCGGATGAAATCAATCTCAGCCCTGATGACCGCAAAGGCGTGGATGGCCGCACGCAAGTTGGTTTATCCAATCTCGGCATGGGTTATGTATTTGAAGAGCTGATTCGCAAATTCAACGAAGAAAATAATGAAGAAGCGGGTGAACACTTTACCCCGCGTGAAGTGATTAAGCTGATGACCAATTTGGTCTTCATTCCCGTCAAAGATCAACTGCCTAATCCGCTGACGATTTACGACCCTGCGTGTGGCAGTGGCGGCATGTTGACCGAATCGCAAGATTTCATCACCGACCCCGAAGGCGAGATTAAAGCCAAAGTCGGTGTGTTTTTGTACGGTAAAGAAGTAAACCCAGAAACCTATGCGATTTGTAAGTCCGACATGATGATCAAGGGGAATGACCCTGAAAACATCCTGTTTGGCTCAACGCTGGCGACGGATGATTTTTCAGGCAAGCGCTTTGACTTCATGCTCACCAATCCACCCTACGGCAAAAGCTGGAAGAGTGATCAAAAAAGCATTGTTGAAGGCAAAGATGTGCTCGACCCGCGTTTTCAGGTCAACCTTGGCAACTACACCGAAGAAGAGCACGATTTTTACCCTGCCATCCCACGCTCATCAGATGGCCAATTGCTATTTCTAATGGAAATGGTCGGCAAAATGAAACGCCTTGCCGATTCACCCATCGGCTCACGCATTGCCTCGGTTCACAATGGCTCGGCCTTATTCACGGGTGATGCTGGCAGCGGCGAAAGCAATATTCGCCGCCACATCCTTGAAAATGATATGCTCGAAGCCATCATCCAGTTGCCCAACAATCTGTTCTACAACACGGGCATTACCACTTATGTCTGGTTGCTCTCGAACGCCAAAAAAGCCTCACGCCGTGGCAAGGTGCAATTGATCGACGCATCTAATCTGTATCAGAAACTGCGTAAAAACTTGGGCGAGAAAAACTGCGAGTTTTCAGAAGAACATTTGCAGCAAATCACTCAGCTCTATCAAGACATGCCCAATGATGGCATTTCCAAGGTCTTTGAGAACCGCGACTTCGGCTATTACAAAGTTACGGTAGAGCGCCCATTACGCTTGGCAGCGCAATTTACCCCCGAGCGGATTGCGACACTGCG from Chitinibacter fontanus encodes:
- a CDS encoding type I restriction-modification system subunit M, giving the protein MDHSAHNKIVSFIWSIADDCLRDVFVRGKYRDVILPMFVLRRLDCLLEPTKAVVLEEVRFQREDAGMADLDPHGLQDASGYVFYNTSPFTLKTLLGNHSQLEANLKYYLDGFSDNVKEIIEKFDLRNQIRKMAQSDVLHDVIEKFVSDEINLSPDDRKGVDGRTQVGLSNLGMGYVFEELIRKFNEENNEEAGEHFTPREVIKLMTNLVFIPVKDQLPNPLTIYDPACGSGGMLTESQDFITDPEGEIKAKVGVFLYGKEVNPETYAICKSDMMIKGNDPENILFGSTLATDDFSGKRFDFMLTNPPYGKSWKSDQKSIVEGKDVLDPRFQVNLGNYTEEEHDFYPAIPRSSDGQLLFLMEMVGKMKRLADSPIGSRIASVHNGSALFTGDAGSGESNIRRHILENDMLEAIIQLPNNLFYNTGITTYVWLLSNAKKASRRGKVQLIDASNLYQKLRKNLGEKNCEFSEEHLQQITQLYQDMPNDGISKVFENRDFGYYKVTVERPLRLAAQFTPERIATLRYTPGMQDIMEWVYAKYGDAVYSNDLQSGLKSHAEAIEDHIEREEMALSPKNRKELLNVATWLAQREIMQYAQQLADAIGDAEYLDFNQFEITFDQTAKGLSLKLASNEKKQIINAITWRDERAAKVIKKVHKLNAAKQQELLAELATTADKLADYGYWPTEKSSEYIEYETDSELRDTENVPLDRDKTRHAHDVIHAYFIEEVRPHVDEAWLAIDKTVIGYEISFNKYFYQHKPLRSLADVTQEILDLEKETDGLLKALVSFVGAQHG
- a CDS encoding PDDEXK-like family protein, translated to MLNTQELTQFLESQKALQLGKPVADTMAAKLLLFFQQIAPLLPKSQSISPVTQVNPTQLQDWLEHIKQPLIRAKQGGLGFNPWIIANIKRDEVRNSAVLAWLLNPNGNHGLGKLALCALVRGIPELGLSEALNTSSRCSVRTESNPDGDRSNRVDIEIDADHFYLLIEVKIDAAEGIDQLSRYGALCEQRAASRPWAILFLTTKRSMPKTAGNYAHKIHSVSWLQVAQWLSSALKQHTAQRTNPDKQEILTRESINCFLSYIRTF
- a CDS encoding transcriptional regulator domain-containing protein, coding for MRKKKPLRAKDSLGRKLTIKNTPKRSVHDKRNGTRPNGIDLTRYEGYEKWTGHRWAWEFLRRNDDFRADCTKLREDAPDVSEDSIAEKYGLYSYKDYRDSYKTSPKPRFRTNSLRIIGESSLGHHETRYLENVKLRKGQVAVVIDLEFAVTSGGSIQRQIVEAQSKLVELAKLYHGVEKLPNTSRKTSLKFLTYLCVLDLFWGQDKNKLTPEDIHNYLIKVPDSSMTGGYDGKYIYDMHELAQNCTKDYLYIASSTPKIEENLERKRLQAERYNNPA
- a CDS encoding helix-turn-helix domain-containing protein, with amino-acid sequence MNQFDQLRQNLGTNVKAVRKERKRSQEQLAFDADIDRTYVSQIERGVSNPSLQVLCKIAESLDTDVLSLLASPPEEASAR